In Nomascus leucogenys isolate Asia unplaced genomic scaffold, Asia_NLE_v1 Super-Scaffold_361, whole genome shotgun sequence, a single window of DNA contains:
- the LOC101179261 gene encoding ribonuclease 4 has translation MALARTHSFLLLLLLTLLGLGLVQPSYGQDGMYQRFLRQHVHPEETGGNDRYCNLMMQRRKMTLYHCKRFNTFIHEDIWNIRSICSTTNIQCKNGKMNCHEGVVKVTDCRDTGSSKAPNCRYRAMASIRPVVIACEGNPQVPVHFDG, from the coding sequence ATGGCTCTGGCGAGGACCCATTCATTCCTTCTGCTTTTGCTGCTGAccctgctggggctggggctggtccAGCCCTCCTATGGCCAGGATGGCATGTACCAGCGATTCCTGCGGCAACATGTGCACCCTGAGGAGACAGGTGGCAATGATCGCTACTGCAACTTGATGATGCAAAGACGGAAGATGACTTTGTATCACTGCAAGCGCTTCAACACCTTCATCCATGAAGATATCTGGAACATTCGTAGTATCTGCAGCACCACCAATATCCAATGCAAGAATGGCAAGATGAACTGCCATGAGGGTGTAGTGAAGGTCACAGACTGCAGGGACACAGGAAGTTCCAAGGCACCCAACTGCAGATATCGGGCCATGGCGAGCATTAGACCTGTTGTCATTGCCTGTGAGGGTAACCCACAGGTGCCTGTGCACTTTGACGGTTAG
- the LOC100597969 gene encoding epididymal secretory protein E3-alpha, with the protein MTSSLKIWGTLLALLCILCRLCVYGNNIYWREFIKLHYLSPSQEFKEYKCDVLMREKEALKGKSSHMFMYSLWFKIQRACINEKGSDRYRNAYVWAPGALKVLGCHWEKYNNRYAESRSFSYVEFHCGIDGYVDSIEDLRIIEPISN; encoded by the coding sequence ATGACATCCTCTCTAAAGATTTGGGGCACACTCTTGGCCCTGCTTTGCATCCTTTGCAGGCTTTGTGTATACGGTAACAACATTTACTGGAGAGAATTCATAAAACTTCATTACTTAAGTCCAAGTCAAGAATTCAAAGAGTACAAATGTGACGTCCTCATGAGAGAAAAAGAAGCTCTGAAAGGCAAGAGCTCTCATATGTTCATGTATAGCTTATGGTTCAAAATTCAGCGTGCATGCATCAATGAGAAGGGGAGCGACCGATACAGAAATGCATATGTATGGGCCCCAGGTGCCCTCAAAGTACTAGGGTGTCACTGGGAGAAGTACAACAATAGGTACGCAGAGAGCAGAAGCTTCAGCTACGTTGAATTCCATTGTGGCATAGATGGATATGTTGATAGCATAGAAGACCTGAGGATTATAGAACCTATCAGCAACTAG
- the LOC115830448 gene encoding uncharacterized protein LOC115830448: protein MLGTTAPFYTLSLPCLWTCTRKSRDWKRSAGSEDTRETGPKPGGPPSPAFTVAQSESCASHRLSSQFSDAQVQVPILHTNTRIHAREALGSAPSEANSPRAPRGCAASFPLNMKHKLSLVGLSCRRKLHRISTWQMGLSNSVKTKLHGFLDAQPGVVSEGPPGNWEQKPVSRHLLSVEAVPSRLLPVGFQLRKERGSQARSLPGLPLWPLGRGLLRRQLQGRIQAGGASWEKRGAVPTTQRLARRPSTPHYAPISVRVHTLTQARQPHLDAKQDSKEHLCVFYRLPIVVLGRKKRVRNKTSFHCPSRFCRLVLRPRFSFCAAGQRCQLLLISRLGGGSQNRRT, encoded by the exons atgttggggaccactgctccaTTCTACACCCTCTCCCTCCCGTGTCTGTGGACGTGTACGCGGAAGAGCCGAGATTGGAAGAGGAGCGCAGGAAGTGAGGACACCAGGGAGACCGGGCCTAAGCCTGGAGGCCCGCCCTCTCCCGCGTTCACAGTTGCGCAGTCAGAATCGTGTGCGTCCCACCGCCTCAGCTCCCAGTTCTCCGACGCCCAGGTGCAGGTCCCCAtcctacacacaaacacacgcatcCATGCTCGCGAGGCCCTCGGGTCCGCGCCCAGTGAGGCCAACAGCCCTCGGGCGCCCAGAGGATGTGCAGCCTCG TTTCCGTTAAATATGAAACACAAACTGTCTCTCGTTGGGCTGTCCTGCCGAAGAAAGCTGCACCGAATAAGTACGTGGCAGATGGGGCTGTCGAACAGTGTCAAGACCAAGCTTCATGGGTTCCTGGACGCTCAGCCAGGGGTAGTCTCCGAAGGGCCGCCTGGCAATTGGGAGCAGAAGCCAGTTTCCCGCCATCTCCTCTCCGTGGAGGCAGTGCCCTCGCGGCTGCTGCCGGTTGGGTTCCAGCTGAGGAAGGAGCGCGGATCCCAGGCTCGTTCTTTGCCTGGGCTGCCCCTGTGGCCCCTGGGGCGGGGGCTGCTGCGGCGCCAGCTCCAAGGGCGGATCCAGGCGGGAGGGGCCTCCTGGGAGAAGCGGGGCGCGGTCCCAACTACGCAGAGGCTCGCACGCCGACCCTCCACACCTCACTACGCCCCCATCTCCGTCCGTGTACACACACTCACGCAAGCACGCCAACCCCACCTAGATGCAAAGCAGGATTCAAAAGAACATCTTTGCGTTTTCTACCGGCTCCCCATCGTCGTACTAGGGAGGAAGAAGCGGGTGAGAAACAAAACTTCTTTCCATTGTCCTTCCCGTTTCTGCCGACTTGTTCTGAGGCCGAG GTTTTCATTTTGCGCAGCTGGGCAGAGATGCCAGCTTCTGTTGATTAGCAGGCTTGGAGGGGGATCACAGAATCGCCGAACCTAA